The Roseomonas haemaphysalidis genome segment CCGAGCGCGAGGGCATGACCTTCGAGATCCTGCGCCCCGCCGAGGTGCCGCCCGTGCTGGACGAGCTGGAAGCCGTGTCCCGCGCCTGGCTCGACCAGCACAAGGCCCGCGAGAAGGCCTTTTCGCTCGGGGCCTTCGAGCGGGATTACGTGGCCAGCCAGCCGGTGGCGGTGGTGCGCGGCGCGGAGCGGCAGGTGATCGCCTTCGCGACGTTGCTGGACACGCCGGGGGCGCGCACGGACATGTCCGTGGACCTGATGCGCCACCGGCCGGACATGCCGCCCGGCACCATGGACTTCCTGTTCACCAAGCTGCTGCTGATGGCCAAGGAACAGGGCTATGGCTTTTTCGACCTCGGCATGGCGCCGCTGTCGGGTCTGGCGGCGCATCGCCTCGCGCCCATCTGGTACCGCCTGGGCGGCATGGTGTTCCACCGGGGCGAGCGGTTCTACAACTTCCGCGGCCTGCGCGCCTTCAAGGAGAAGTTCGACCCGGTGTGGGAGCCGCGCTACCTGTGCACCGCCGGCGGGCTGGACCCCTGGGTGGTGCTGGCGGATGTCGCGGCGCTGCAATCCGGTGGCCTGCGGGGAGTGATCGGCAAATGAGCATCGGCAAACGCGGCCTGCTGGCCGGCATCGGTGGGGCCGCGCTGCTGGCTCGCCCGGCCCTGGCGCAGCGCGACACCTCCAAATGGCTGATCGAGATGCCGGCCAAGACGCCGCGCAAGGACGTCTTCGCCATCATCCTGTCCGGCGACGGCGGCTGGCGCGACATCGACCGCACCATGGGGCGGAACTTCCGTGACCGTGGCATGTCCGTGGTCGGCTTCGACTGCCTGAACTGGTTCTGGACCCGCCGCTCGCCGCAGGAAGTCGCGACCGAGCTGGACCGCGTGGTGGCGCTCTACGCCGGCAAGTGGAACATCCCGAAGGTGGCGCTGGTGGGGTATTCCTTCGGCGCGGACATTCTGCCCGGCACCTGGCCGCGGCTGCAGGATGCGACGCGTGACAGGATGGTCCTGGTGTCCCTCCTGGCCTTCGCCAAGGAAGCCGCCTTCGAGATCCGCATCGGCGATTTCCTGGGCCTCGGCCGGCCGACCGCCGTGCCGACCATTCCGGACGTGCCCAACATCCCGCCCGCCCTAGTGCAATGCATCTATGGCACGGACGAGGCCAAGGACACCGGCTGCACCAGCTTCGCAAGCCCGCCCGCGCAGATCATCGGCATCAAGGGCGGGCACCATTTCGACGAGAACTACCACGCGCTCGCGGACCGCATCTATGCACGGCTGCCGCCGGCGCCGCAGGGGTGACGGGCGCCGGCCGGGGGCGTCCCGAAACCGCGCCTGACGGGTCCGGGCGTGGTTTCGCTGGCGGGGGCGGGTGCATCGCCCCACCCCGGGAAGCCCCGGGAAAGGGCAACGGCTCCTTGCCCGGCCGCTCCACCCCTGGCGGCACTCCGCCGCCGCACCCATGATAAGCGCCGTGTCCCGCCATTCCGTCCAGATCACGCCCGAGCTGTTGCTGCGCGCTTATCGTGCCGGGTTGTTTCCCATGGCCGAATCCCGCGACGCGGGGCAGCTCTACTGGCTGGACCCGGAACTGCGCGGCATCCTGCCGCTGGACGGGTTCCACCTGTCCCGCCGCCTGGCACGGACCGTGCTGTCGGGCGGCTTCCGCGTCACGGCGGACACGGCCTTCGCCGCCACCATCGCGCAATGCGCCGCGCCTGCCCCCGGGCGGGAAGACAGCTGGATCAACCCGGAGATCGAGGCCCTGTTCACCATGCTGCACCGCCAGGGGCACGGCCATTCCATCGAAGTATGGCAGGGCGAGGAACTGGTGGGCGGGTTGTACGGCGTGGCGCAGGGCGGGGCCTTCTTCGGGGAAAGCATGTTCAGCCGGGCGCGGGACGCCTCCAAGGTCGCGCTGGTGCAACTGGTGGCGCGGCTGCGGCTGGGCGGCTTCACGCTGTTGGACACGCAGTTCGTCACCGGCCACCTGGGGCAGTTCGGCGCGGCGGAGATCCCCCGCGCCGCCTATCGCCGCAGGCTCAGCCAGGCGCTGGAACAGCCCGCCCGCTGGCTGCCGCAGCCGGCGGGGCTGGAGGACGAGATCCGCGCCATGCGGCAGGCATAGAAAAAGGGGAGGCGCCGAAGCACCTCCCCCTGAAAGTCTCCGGAGCCAGGGGCCCCGGGCCGGTCAGCGCGAGTAGAACTCGACCACCAGGTTCGGTTCCATCTGCACCGGGTAGGGCACGTCCGACAGCTTCGGGGCGCGCAGGTAGCGGCCCTTCATCTGGCGGTGGTCGACCTCTAGGTACTCCGGCACGTCGCGCTCGCCGGACTGGGCGGCGTCCAGCACGCAAACCAGCTGCTTGGACTTCTCCTTGACCTCGATCACGTCGTTGTCGCGAACTAGGTAGGAGGGGATGTTGACGCGCTTGCCGTTCACCGTGACGTGGCCATGGTTCACGAACTGGCGGGCGGCGAAGGGGGTC includes the following:
- a CDS encoding AcvB/VirJ family lysyl-phosphatidylglycerol hydrolase, giving the protein MSIGKRGLLAGIGGAALLARPALAQRDTSKWLIEMPAKTPRKDVFAIILSGDGGWRDIDRTMGRNFRDRGMSVVGFDCLNWFWTRRSPQEVATELDRVVALYAGKWNIPKVALVGYSFGADILPGTWPRLQDATRDRMVLVSLLAFAKEAAFEIRIGDFLGLGRPTAVPTIPDVPNIPPALVQCIYGTDEAKDTGCTSFASPPAQIIGIKGGHHFDENYHALADRIYARLPPAPQG
- the aat gene encoding leucyl/phenylalanyl-tRNA--protein transferase, translating into MSRHSVQITPELLLRAYRAGLFPMAESRDAGQLYWLDPELRGILPLDGFHLSRRLARTVLSGGFRVTADTAFAATIAQCAAPAPGREDSWINPEIEALFTMLHRQGHGHSIEVWQGEELVGGLYGVAQGGAFFGESMFSRARDASKVALVQLVARLRLGGFTLLDTQFVTGHLGQFGAAEIPRAAYRRRLSQALEQPARWLPQPAGLEDEIRAMRQA